GAGTTCGGGCAGGGAACCGGCGATGGAATGGAAGTCGTCCCGGAAGGCGTCCGACACCACGATGGCCCGCGCGCCGGAATCCTCGAGGATCCGCTGGTATTCACCGGGCTTCAACAGGCGGTCGATGGGTACGGCCGTCATCCCGTGCCCGACGATGGCCAGGTAGGCGATGCCCCATTCGGGCTGGTTGGCCGCCAGCAGCGCTACCCGGTCGCCGCGTTGAAGGCCGAGTGAGGCGAGCAGTCCGGCAAGCGCGTCGGCCCGGCGGGCCGCTTCCGACCCCGTAAATTCCGCGTACTCGCCGTCCCGTTTGATGCGGAGGACGACGTTCTCCGCGAACGCATTCCCCAACTGTTCCTTCAGTGACTTTATAGTAAGTGCGGTATCGGACATGATTCGTTCTCCCGCGTTATTTGCACCTGTTGTTAATCACTCCTGTGCTGACGGACGCTTGATTGAACCCGGTTCTTCAGTATCGTCAGGACCGGTTTGCCTAGCACCGATTCGACGCGATTTCTCCCACGGCGCGGGCGACTCGCTCCATTTCTTCATAGCTGTTGTGCATGGCGCAGGAAATGCGTGCGCCGTGATAGCCCCCTTCGTAGAGACCGCGGCTGTGGACCCGGTACCTTTCCCGGAGCGGCGTGCCCACGTCTGAGGAGGTCATGCCGGCGATGGAAAAGGATACCATGGACGCGGACAGTGCGCGGCTCATCGGCGTCCAGACACGGACGCCGGGAATGTCGGACAGACGTGTCTTGAGCCATTTTGCCATGGCCGCGCCGCGGTCCTCGACCAGGCTGGTGCCGATGGCGTTGTGGAAGTCCACGGCCACGGCGAATCCCACCAGCGGCGCGTGACTCTGGGACGCGTTGTTCTCGAACCGCCTCGCCGTCGGCCGGCCGCCGCCCGTGTAGTATCCCAGTCCGATCTTGTCCTGGGCGGCGTCATCTACGTACAGCAGGCCCGTGCCCTTGGGCGTAAACAGCCACTTGTGCGTGCTGCTCACATAGAAATCGCCGCCGAGATCCTTCACGTCGACCCCGATCATGCCCACCGACTGTGCCCCGTCAACGACGGTGATGAGCCCGCGCTCACGGGCCATGGCGCAGATTCTCCGGACGGGCAGGCGCCAGGCCGTCGTGCAGGTGACGTGGCAGAAGCTGAGCACGCGGGTCTCCGGCCGGATGGCTTCCTCGAACAGCCGGACGATCTCGTCCTCGTCTTCCGGCGGATCGTACAGGTCGAGCTTCCTGATCGGGTTGCCGAATTGTGCGTGCCGGTGCTGCCAGCAGGACCAGCCGCCGTAGTGCTCGTGGGTCGTCGTCAGGATCTCGTCTTCCGGTTTCAGGTCGAGGCCGAGGGCGATGATGTTCATGCTCTCGGTCGAATTCCTCGTGATGGCGACCTCGGACGGTTCCGCGTTGATCAGCGCGGCCAGCTTCTCGTGGGCCTCGTGCGGCGCCGGATAGGCGACGCCCCCGGTATCCCCGTCCTGGATCTCCGTCTCCTTCAGGACCGCGATCTGGGCCTGCAGGACCATGTGGGGCAGGATGCCGATCGTCCCGTTGTTGGTGTAGTGTATGGAACCGTTATAGGGAAACTGGGCCCGCACGGCCTGCCAGTACGTCTCGTTGCCCACCTCGGCCGGTCCTGCGCCGGCCAGTATCCCGTCCAGATCTTCGATGGTGCCCGCCATCCTCGCGGACTGCTTGGTCCGTCCCGTACGGCTGTCTTTCGCCGCCTTTTTCCGTCCGGAAGCCTGACGCTGTTTTGCCATCTCCGCATCTCCGTAGCCTGCGTGGATCTTCGGAGCAAAATGCGTGACACCGGAGGACCGGCGCGTACGTACCCGCGTCGTGCGGTCCCATGTCACGCGGTCCGGGTGCATCCTGTCCCGGTGCTGAACCTTAAAGGGAAACGCGTCAAATATAGCCGGACGGCGGAACGGTCGCAAGCGGTTTCTGGCCGGTTCTCCGCGACGGATATCGCTTGACCGGCAGGGGCCGCAAAACCTATATTCACCCGTTCTTTCAAGCATGGATTTGCCCTTGCGCAGGCATGGATCTACCCTTGCGGGAGCGTTACATGGCCCGGATGCGTATCACCGGTGACCAGGCCATCGCGTTCGGCGCGCTGCAGTCGGGCGTCGCGGTGGCGGCGAGCTATCCTGGTTCACCGAGCAGCAGTACCATCGAGTTTCTGCGCCGTTTTTCGGAGAGCCACGGGCTGTACGTGGAATGGTCCACCAACGAGAAGGTCGCCTTCGAAACGGCGGTGGGCGCTTCCATCGGCGGCGTCCCGGCCCTGATGGGCTGCAAGGGCGTCGGGTTCAATGTCGCCCTGGATACCGTCATGGTGGCCAACCTGACGGACGTGGGCGCCGGTCTCGTCATCCTGCTCGGGGACGATCCAGGCGCCTGGGCCACCCAGAACGACCAGGACACCCGGCCGATCGCCTGGGGTAGTGAACTGCCCATGCTGGAACCGGCGACGCCCTCCGAAGGGATCACGGTGACGCGGGAAGCCTTCCGCCTGTCCCGCGAGATGCAGATGCCCGTCATCGTGCGCATCACGAAGACGTACGGCGCGCTGGAAGAAGAAGTGGAAGCCCCGGAAATACCCCCCGCGGCTCCCGTGCGGCCCCATGCCTTCGAACGGCATCCCATGCGGTGGGTATCGGTGCCCGGAAACGCCGTGCAGTTGCACCGCCGGCTGCATGAACGCGTTGATAAAGTCGCCCTGCAGTTCGAATCCACGGACTTCAACCAGGTCACCGGCACGGGGAAGACCGGCATCATCGCCGCGGGTGTGATCCACACCAAGTTGATGGATGTGCTTCGAGGGGTGGATTCCTCCGGCCTGTCCATCCTCAAGCTGTCCACCCTGTGGCCGCTGCCCACCGGTCAGATCACCCGCTTTCTTCGGTCCACCGATAAGGTCCTGGTCCTGGAAGAGAACGAACCCTTTCTTGAAACGTTGATTAAATCGGTCTCCTATGACGCGAAGCTCTCGACGCCGATCAGCGGCAAACAGGACGGGGCCGTTTCGCGGGAAGGGGAGTTGTTCCGCGGGCAGATCGCGGAGGCCCTGGCCGGTTTCGTCCCCGGATTCAAGCCGGACCGCGACTTCCCGCCACAGGCCGAACACAAGGACCTGCCCAGTGAGTCGGGCCTGCCGGCGAACTGTCCTTATACGCCCGTGTTTGAGATCCTGCGTGAATTGAGCGTCCGATCCGGTCTGTCGCCGGTGTACGTGGTGGACCCTGGTTGCGCGATCAAGATCGCCACCCCGCCCTTCGAGATGCTCGACGTGAAGTACTCCATGGGATCGAGCATCGGCATTGCATCGGGTCTCGTCCTGGCCGGTGTGACCGACCCCGTGATCGCCGTCGTAGGGGATTCCGACTTCTTTCACCTGAGCGCCAACGCGCTCTTCAACGTGGCCCACCAGGGATCTGATCTGCTCATCCTCATCCTGGACAACGCCACGACGGCCCTGTCCGGGTTTCAGGGTACGCCCAACCTGGGAGGCTCCGAACCGGGCCGCGTGACGATGCCGCTCAGTATCGACAGTATCGTGGAAGCCTGCCCGGTCTCGCTGAACGAGACCATCGATCCCTTGGACGTGGCCCGGGCACGCGACGTGATCGGGCGGGGCCTGCGCCAAACGGGCGTCCGCGTGATCATCGCCCGGAGTCCCTGTCCCTACATCGAGGACGGGCACTGCCCGGGCTATAGCGCCAAGGGCGCCGAGACCGCCGTTTTCACGTCGAGCCCATGACCGTCCGGCCAACGCTCCGGCCAATGGCGAAACCGGCTGTACGACCGGTCGTCCGCTCCGATTTTCGCGCTGTCCGCGTCCCTTTCGTGTCCACCGCGATCTGCGTAATTTATCCTTGCGGAAACCGGGTCCCTGGTGTTTAATGTTACACCATCCAATGGCTGGTTTTTACTTAAGCAGCGTATAGACGGAGGCATGCAATGAACGAAAGCAGGATTAACGGAGTACCGGTTATCGAGCTCGTCGGCAGCTTCCTGGGCGATCCCGAAGTGTCCGCATTTCATGACCGCGTAAGGGCGTTGAAGGCCGAAGGCACCAACAGTGCCGTCGTCGACCTGGGCAGGTTGAACCTCATCAGCAGTTCGGGCGTCGGCGCGCTCGTGGGCAGTGCCAAGACCCTCCGTGAAGCCGGAGGCGACCTGAAGCTGGCCAACCTGAGTGAACGGACCCACAACGTGCTGGTTGTCGTCACTCGCCTGGACGCCGTTTTCAACATATTCGAATCGGCGGAGGACGCCGCGGCAAGTTTCTGATCGGACCGTCGTCGATCAGGCTGCCGTGCCGCACGTTCCGGCCGTGCTGTATGTTTCGGCCGTGCTGCACGTTTCGGCCCCCTTACCTGCCTCGCCGCGCCCAGTCCCGTCGAACCGGACCGGCCTGAATTGAACCTGGACCGCATCCGACAGGAATTCCCTGTCGTCCATCACTGCACCTATCTGAACCACGCGGCGGTCGGCACGTTGCCCACGCGCGCCCGGGATGCGGTGCGCGCCTACGTGGACGACTTCAACGAGCACGCCGCCTCCAACTATCGCGACTGGGAATCCGCCATCGAGACGACCCGGTCGCGGGCCGCCCGCCTCATTAACGCCAGACCTGAACAGATCGCCTTCGTCAAGAATACGACCGAAGGCCTGTGTCTCGCCGCCAACGGCATCGACTGGCGTTCAGGCGACAACGTGGTCCTGAACGACCTGGAATTCCCCTCGAACGTATATCCCTGGTACAATCTTGCCCAATACGGCGTGGAAACACGGATGGTCGAATCCGTGGACGGCCGGCTCACGGTAGATTCGATCGCGGAAAGGATCGATGGGCGGACGCGCGCCGTCTCCATCAGCCACGTCGAGTTCGGCAACGGATTCCGCAACGACCTTGCGGCGATCGGTGCGCTGTGCCGTGAGAAAGGCATCTGTTTCGTCGTCGATGCCATACAGTCCCTCGGACAGACGCCGGTGGACTTGGAGGAGATGTCCATCGACCTCCTCACGGCCGATGGACATAAATGGCTGTTGAGTCCGGAAGGGATCGGAATCTTCTACTGCGCGCCGCACCAGACGGAACGGCTGAGGCTCTACGAAGTGGGATGGAATTCAGTGGCCGACGCTGGCAACTACGATGCCTACGATCCCACGCCGGCGCCGACGGCGCGGCGCTTCGAGTGCGGTTCCCACAATACGCTGGGCATACACGCGCTGGGCGCTTCCCTGGATTTGCTGTTGGAGGTGGGTATCGAGGTAGTGCAGGAGAGGCTGCGCCTGCTGACCGACCGGCTGGTCGACGGGCTGCGCACTGCGGGCTACCGCGTCCTGAGTCCCCGGGGCGCATCCGAGTGGTCGGGCATCGTAACGTTCGACAGCCCGGTACACGAGACCGAAGCCCTGCATCGCACGTTGCGGAGCCACCAGATCATCGGCGCGCGCCGCGGAGGCGGGATTCGCATTTCCCCGCATTTCTACAACACGGAAGAGGAAGTACTTCGCGTCGTGGACGCGCTTCCGGGGCACTGACCGCCGCTTCAGCCACCGACCGCGTTCAACCGCCTCGGGATTGCTTGGCCCGCCGCGGCGCCTTCCCGACCGCCGCTTCAGCCACCGACCGCCGCCGTCTCCCACGCGCCTTCGATGGCCCACTGGCGCTGCAGGTCGATGGATTCGTGGCCCTTGAAGGACTGCGCTAACTCATCGAGCCGGCCGCCCGCGACGCGGATGCGTGAAAGGTCGCCCACGCCGAGCCCG
This Gemmatimonadota bacterium DNA region includes the following protein-coding sequences:
- a CDS encoding class I adenylate-forming enzyme family protein, whose product is MSDTALTIKSLKEQLGNAFAENVVLRIKRDGEYAEFTGSEAARRADALAGLLASLGLQRGDRVALLAANQPEWGIAYLAIVGHGMTAVPIDRLLKPGEYQRILEDSGARAIVVSDAFRDDFHSIAGSLPELKHVLSLEEVMASETDTAAPDSQVEPDDLAVLIYTSG
- a CDS encoding aminotransferase class V-fold PLP-dependent enzyme, with translation MAKQRQASGRKKAAKDSRTGRTKQSARMAGTIEDLDGILAGAGPAEVGNETYWQAVRAQFPYNGSIHYTNNGTIGILPHMVLQAQIAVLKETEIQDGDTGGVAYPAPHEAHEKLAALINAEPSEVAITRNSTESMNIIALGLDLKPEDEILTTTHEHYGGWSCWQHRHAQFGNPIRKLDLYDPPEDEDEIVRLFEEAIRPETRVLSFCHVTCTTAWRLPVRRICAMARERGLITVVDGAQSVGMIGVDVKDLGGDFYVSSTHKWLFTPKGTGLLYVDDAAQDKIGLGYYTGGGRPTARRFENNASQSHAPLVGFAVAVDFHNAIGTSLVEDRGAAMAKWLKTRLSDIPGVRVWTPMSRALSASMVSFSIAGMTSSDVGTPLRERYRVHSRGLYEGGYHGARISCAMHNSYEEMERVARAVGEIASNRC
- a CDS encoding thiamine pyrophosphate-dependent enzyme, with amino-acid sequence MARMRITGDQAIAFGALQSGVAVAASYPGSPSSSTIEFLRRFSESHGLYVEWSTNEKVAFETAVGASIGGVPALMGCKGVGFNVALDTVMVANLTDVGAGLVILLGDDPGAWATQNDQDTRPIAWGSELPMLEPATPSEGITVTREAFRLSREMQMPVIVRITKTYGALEEEVEAPEIPPAAPVRPHAFERHPMRWVSVPGNAVQLHRRLHERVDKVALQFESTDFNQVTGTGKTGIIAAGVIHTKLMDVLRGVDSSGLSILKLSTLWPLPTGQITRFLRSTDKVLVLEENEPFLETLIKSVSYDAKLSTPISGKQDGAVSREGELFRGQIAEALAGFVPGFKPDRDFPPQAEHKDLPSESGLPANCPYTPVFEILRELSVRSGLSPVYVVDPGCAIKIATPPFEMLDVKYSMGSSIGIASGLVLAGVTDPVIAVVGDSDFFHLSANALFNVAHQGSDLLILILDNATTALSGFQGTPNLGGSEPGRVTMPLSIDSIVEACPVSLNETIDPLDVARARDVIGRGLRQTGVRVIIARSPCPYIEDGHCPGYSAKGAETAVFTSSP
- a CDS encoding STAS domain-containing protein produces the protein MNESRINGVPVIELVGSFLGDPEVSAFHDRVRALKAEGTNSAVVDLGRLNLISSSGVGALVGSAKTLREAGGDLKLANLSERTHNVLVVVTRLDAVFNIFESAEDAAASF
- a CDS encoding aminotransferase class V-fold PLP-dependent enzyme; translated protein: MNLDRIRQEFPVVHHCTYLNHAAVGTLPTRARDAVRAYVDDFNEHAASNYRDWESAIETTRSRAARLINARPEQIAFVKNTTEGLCLAANGIDWRSGDNVVLNDLEFPSNVYPWYNLAQYGVETRMVESVDGRLTVDSIAERIDGRTRAVSISHVEFGNGFRNDLAAIGALCREKGICFVVDAIQSLGQTPVDLEEMSIDLLTADGHKWLLSPEGIGIFYCAPHQTERLRLYEVGWNSVADAGNYDAYDPTPAPTARRFECGSHNTLGIHALGASLDLLLEVGIEVVQERLRLLTDRLVDGLRTAGYRVLSPRGASEWSGIVTFDSPVHETEALHRTLRSHQIIGARRGGGIRISPHFYNTEEEVLRVVDALPGH